CTCGGGCGCGATTGGCTTCGGTATAATGCAAATCGGAGATATGGGCAAGTTGTAACATGTGGGATCGGGTGATAACATTTTCATAGGGAGATGCGGTCTTTTTGGTTTAACGCCCAAGCCCTTGCGCGCGAACCCGCCGCAAAAAAACGGCGGCCAGTTGGCCGCCGCTGCTATCATCGGTGTACTATGTCGAACCCTTACCCCAGGTAGGTCCGCAAGGATTTGCTGCGCGAGGTGTGGCGCAGGCGGCGCAGGGCCTTCTCTTTGATCTGCCGCACGCGTTCCCGTGTCAGCTTAAACAGCTCGCCGATCTCTTCCAGGGTCAGCGGGTGTTCGCGCCCCAACCCGAAGTACAGCCGCACCACTTCGGCCTCACGCGGCGAGAGGGTGGCCAGCGCGCGGTCGATCTCCTGCCGCAGCGATTCCTGCATCAGCTTGGCGTCGGGCGGCGGCTGGTTCTCATTATGGACGATGTCCAGCAGCCGGTTGTCTTCCCCCTGGCTGAAGGGCGCGTCCATCGACAGATGCCGGCCCGACATGCGCAGCGTGTCGGTGACTTCGGCGGGCGTAATTTCGAGCTGCTCGGCGATCTCCTCGGGAGTGGGCTCGCGCTCATACTCCTGCTCGAGGTTCGAATACATCTTGCCGATCTTGTTCAGCGCGCCCACGCGGTTGAGGGGCAGCCGCACCACGCGCGACTGCTCGGCCAGCGCCTGCAAAATCGACTGCCGGATCCACCACACGGCGTAGGAAATAAATTTATAGCCACGGGTCTCATCGAACCGTTTGGCGGCCTTAATCAGACCGAGGTTGCCCTCGTTAATCAGGTCCCCCAGTGAGAGCCCCTGGTTCTGATACTGTTTGGCTACACTAACCACAAACCGCAGATTGGCCTTGGTAAGCTGCTCGAGGGCAATCTGGTCGCCGCGGCGAATGCGGCGGGCGAGCTTGATCTCCTCTTCGGGCGTGAGGAGCGGAACCTCCCCAATCTCCTGAAGATACTTCTCCAAGCTCTGGTTGGCGCGAATATTCACTTTTTTCGTGATTTTGGTCAAAGGTGGGCCTCCAAATTGCGATCAAGCAAGATCAAGCGGAAAACTCCCATTACGACGCTAACTCCCACTGTCAAAGAAAAGTTCCCGTCGGTTTTACAAGAACTTACGATCACGAGGAGGGTTCCCCAAATTTTGAGCCTCTCGGGGAAAGGAGGACCAAACAGTGAATAACCTTTTTTGACCAAACGAACTGGTTTACTCCTTGGGATTAAAGGTACTTAGGGAGGTATTGTCGCGCTTCCAATAGAGGGATTTCAGGCGATTATGCAAGGCGCGAAGCTGCTGGCTGATGCGGGTATCATAGCGGGACAGGCGGTCGAGGTGGCGGAAGATGGACTCGGTTGCCAGAGGATCATGGCGGCTCTTGCTGGTGGCCAGGTATTCGAGGTCATAAAGCCGATACTGGCGGAAGTGCTGAATGGCGATCTGGTCCACCAGCAGTTTCTCATGGGCGGTTTTGGGTTTGTATTCCCGGTGGAGGGCGGTGCGGAAGTCCGCAAAAACCTCGCGTTCATGCCGCTTAAGGTGGGTGAGGAACAGTTCATCCGTAGCGCGCAGCCCATGCTTGAGAGCATTGCTGCGGCTACGGGCTTTTCCTTCGGGTGATTTTGGTCCGCTCATAGTCGAAAATCCTGAAATGCTGAAACACTGAAACGCTGAAATCAGAAGCCCGGAAGCCAAAAACGATAATTGGGCCGATGTAGTTGCGCAGCTTGCTGCGCGTCTAAATACCCTACCCGCCACCCCTAAACCTTGTCATTCTGACGCCGTCTTCGGCGGAAGAACCTCGGGCGAATTCGGTATGCCTTCCTCTTGGTAGCCGCGCGATTCATCGCGCTTCTGGAGGGGAAAGGCAAACAGCCGATTCGACAAAGGGTTAGATGATGGGCTGGAAGAAGAAAGGGCAAACTCCCAGCACTGTTCAAATGTACAACATTTTTGGCCTGAAAGCAAGAGAAATTTGGGCAAATGTGCAAATGCTGAGTACATCGATAGTTGGGGTGGTGCGAATGAACATAAGAGAATGAAAAACAGGCTGTTCAAGCAGTGAAAGAGAAGGGGAGACGAGTGGCTAGAGGATAACGCATGGAGGGCTCTGACATGGGTTGAGTGCTCGGTGCGTTAACACATGACATATAGCGGTCGGAGGAGAATGACTATATGTAGTGCTTGAAAGGCAACGGTGGGATGTCCTCAGTTAGTGTAGAGACCAGTATTTTTCCGACTGCGTCGGCGAAGCGTAAAGTAACGGGAGACCCTGTGGCGTATGTGCATGCATTATAATTCAGTTTTGTCAGCCCCAAGATATCGCGCGCGACCACTCCAAACTCACATTCACCGTGTGAAACGTCCAAGTAAAGAGGCCTAGGGACTTCGAGGCAGAGTTGCGTGCGCAGTCTGGGAACGAAACCCATGGTCATGAGGTACCCTGATGATTCTGTCATACGCAAAAGAGTGCCTCTGAGAACCGAACTGTTTCGGAGTGTGAAGAGGTTGAAATTCGAGGCGATGCGCACACGAACACCGACGATGGATGTGTTGCAACCCGCTGCACTTCGGAAGCCCTCCCATTCACGGTCGTTGAACCTGCATTTCCCGTGTATGACAACTTCCTTGGGTGGAGTGCCATTCAGTTTCGTGTAATTGTCTATGACCATTCCAAGAATCTTCTCGGATGACCTTGGGTCCAAATGGAATTCGCCGCGCCGCTTCGTGTACCATGGCCCCACGGCACCGCGAAATACCATTCCATCACCGGAACCAAGAAACATTTGCGCGGCGCAACATGCTTCGCCTTCACGGCCAGAGAGAGTGTTATTGAAAACCATTCCTACATAGCAGACTCCGTCGCGCACACCGGAGAGTCTCCATGGCAGCGCGCCATGTTTGTAATACACGGCAGACGCGAGATTCCATGCAATCTGTGATTGCTGCTTTCTGTAAGAGTCAATTACGAACTGGAGCTTGCTTCGACGATCGGGCGGGAGGAGTGTCTCCTCGACTATAAGCTGAGTGACTATTTCCTTTGGCAGAAGCCGGGCCTTCAATTGGTTGTGAAAGTGGTCGGAAAACTCCTCGGTCTCCTTCATTTCACTTAGTTGCAGGTCGAGCTGGTTGATGGTAGCGAATGGTCTCATGCGTGAGTGCTGACCACGGACGTGTCGACTCTGCGGCTCGTCGGACGATCGCGGCAGCGCCATCTTCTTGAGCTTTCCGGACACGAGCACAAACCACACCGATACATCCCGCTCCTGTGTGCGCCTCGCTTCCAGAATCCGGTCCCGGTACAAATTTACCAGCGTTGTGATCCGGTCAGATCGTCTCGTTTGCTTTAAGATGTGCTCTATGTGTGCGGAATCGAGTTCGACCGCTATTAGTGGTTCGGCGGGCCACTTGACATTGAATGCAGCTTCAAATCCGGGAAAGGAAGGTCGTGAAACACTGTCCTCTCCGTTCAGTATCGGACCTTGAATTCTGCATACCCAGTCTCTGAATGCTTCTATCGCCGAGCGGGTGCCGATCACGCCTGCCCTGATGGTGTACTCCGGTGAATTCACTAATGGGCCAAAGAGTGACAGCCCGTCGCGGGGGTCGTCAACGGCCTGAGACTTGCCGACCTCAACTAGAGGTTCGTCGATATACTCAATCGCCTGGCTCGATGTCTTCATCATCTTGGTCTTCCACCTGTTCGGAAATAAGATCTATCTCTTCTTCGATTCCATAGATGTAGGATTTGGGACACTCATGTAGCGTTGGAATACGGCTTACTGCTAGCGCACTTTCGTCTCCGAATTCAATTAGCACATCGTCAGTTCCGCGACTAACACATGCCATGGCGGCTAAAAGTCTCTCGCGCCAAAGCTCGTTGAACCAGCGCCTGCACGCTGACCGTCTTGCCTTGTGGAGTTTTGGCTTGCTCTCCCATATAGTACGCGCATCGTCTGAGAACAAGACGTGTCTGCGAATGGCGAAATGTGGAAACGGGCGCATTTCAGCCTTGGCAGAAATGGCGAAATGCCAATATGATGACTCATATTTGCCAACAAGCACTCGATCTGTGGGTGCTCCTTCGAGTGTGTCGTACTGAATGGAGTCAAGGTCCGACCCTTTGTAAAAGAAGAAGCAGTGCTTCTTTGATGCCTGCAAATACGGGCGAAGACCCCTCTTGATTAGAGCGTATTCGAACGTGTTCGTCAACAGCTCAGTCACAAGCCTGCTGTCATCTGTTTGCAACACATCTCGCAAGGCGGCATACGGGGCATCTGATCGCATAGGAAGGCGCGTCGAATTCAGAATCTCGTATGGGTACGTGACATAGGACGAAATCGAGTTTGCCGGAAAGAAAGAAATTATTTTCTTTTCCGAAAATGCAAAAGGTTGTCCGACCTCTGGGTTCAGATTGTAAGGGCCGACACCAGATCGGCCAATGTCGTGAATAAATATATGTGATGGCCATCGGGTGATAGGAAAGACGTTGGTGACATAAGTTTCAGGCTTGTCGAGAAGAGTGCGGGGCGAAGCGTATTTGTATTCCTTTGCCCACCATTCGGATACTGCACTGGGGCCGTTGACAGCACAACCAACAATTCCGGCTTCTTTCAATTTGTCAAGAAGTTCGCGAAGCCCTGCACCCCAGCGTCCGAAGAAGTCAACTGTGTACCGATCTATCACGTAAGCGTTGGCGGTTTTGAAATCAATATCGTCACATCGAACTGGTAGGATGAACTCTTGATCACCATCGTCTGACGACCTGCGTACTGCATCGGCCACCGCGAGCTCCTTAAGGCAGCCGTCTGATTGATGATTCGAGACTTTGCTGAGGACAAATATGAATCGGTCTGTATTCGCCCGGATTTGACGCTCAATTGTTGGCCACATCGATGCGCCGCCCGGCATATCTGTGAGATCACACCAAGCTTGGAATCCCATGGCCCTTAGGCGAAGGGTCAGCCATAGACTGAATTCATTGTCGATGGGATTTGCATGGGAAATAAAAAGACGGTCTTTCATAACTGCATTCCCTAAGATACCGAGGCCTTTGCGTTTTATCCCTACGTGGATTGGCCAAACATTTCGGTCATAGCGGCACGAACGAACTGTTCGGCGTCTCATTACGTTGGTGACCCATGATTCTGTCCAATGCTGCAATATACGGATAGAACAGGCTACAGTCAAGGCTTGAATGTTATCATGGTATTATAAATTGACAGGTCGTTTTATAAAAGAATTCTGTTGGGCGAGTATGGGGTGGAAGTGAATCAGAACTGTGGGGTTAAGGTGGAGAAATAGGAAATTTGAAATAGGAAAGAAGAGGGCGCTTTTTGAAGGATGAAGGATGAAGGCGGAAGGATGAAGGGAAGAAGCCGATGCGGGGGCGTTTTTGTCTGCGGGGCGCGATGAATCGCGCGGCTACCGAGGCGAGGGCATGCCGGATTCGCCTGAGGTTCTTCCGCCGAAGACGGCGTCAGAATGACAATGTTTTTTTGGGGTGGCGCGGGCTCTGGTCGGAGGCGGCCGGAGGCCGCCTGAAGTATAGGGGGACAGAAGCCGAGAAGCCAAGGCGGGAGAGTGCGGATGCGGGGTGGGGTTTCGGCCGGGTTGTGTTTTCTGTTCGGGTTAGTATTTGACGCGGCTCAACCCGGCTCGGCAAGGGGTGGGCAGGGTGATGCAGGAAGCGAGAGGCGCGATGAATCGCGCGGCCACCGAGACGAGGGCATGCCGGATTCGCCCGAGGTTCTTCCGCCGAAGACGGCGTCAGAATGACAAGGGCGCGGGGAAAAATAGGAAATTTGAAATAGGAAATAGGAAAGAAGAGGGCGCTTTTTGAAGGATGAAGGATGAAGGCGGAAGGATGAAGGGAAAAAGCCGATGAGGGTGGCGTTTTGGTCCGCGGGGCGCGATGAATCGGGCGGCTACCAAGATGAAGGCATGCCGGATTTGCCCGAGGTTCTTCCGCCGAAGACGGCGTCAGAATGACAAGGGTTGGGGGGCGGTGAGGGGAGTTGGAGCAGCAATTGCACCAAGAGACGGTATGCTAAGTTTGATTATTTCAACCGTCGTCTTCTTTGCGGCCAGCTTTCTGCTGCACCGCTATCTCGAAGACTGGGGACTGGACAAAGGCCGGGCACGCACCCTGCTGGTGATCGCGCTGGCGTCGCTCCTCTCCTATGGAGCCTCCTCCGCCGTAGGCCACTTCACCGGCAAACCGGACCTCATCGACAGCGCCCTCAAGCTTCAAACCTCCGGGTTGGAAAAATAGGAAAGGGCACGACGTGTCGTGCCCCACTTGCAGATTCAGATCGCCCTGCTTACACCCCTACGAGTCCTCGATGGGGGTTTCGCGTTTGGGGTGCTTGGGTTTGCGCTTGTAAAGGTCTTCCGGGGGGATGACCTTGGGCGGCTTGGGCGGAAGAGGGATGCGCTTTTTGGGAGGGCGCAGCGGAGTGCGAGGGGGGCTCATGTGCCTTGGACCTTGGCCTTCTGGCCTTTGAGGAGTTCGCTAAAGGCCCTGACGTCCGAAGGCGCATGGCCGGAAAAATGATTGTTGAAGAAGGCATAGATGGGCAGCTTCTGCTTGAGCCAGAGCTTGGCACAGGCGGCCCAGAAGACGAGATTCTTCTGCATGTCCTTCTGCGTGTGATCGAACACGGTCAGTGCCTTCTGGTCACCGAGAAACCGCAGATAGACGAACGTGCCCGTGACGCGAGTCTCGCGCGGCATCCAGGGGTGATCGACCAGGCACATGGTGAGTTTGCGCGCGGCCAGCTCGTCGGGCAGCCGGGTTTTCAGCCAGGCACGGTTGCGGATCTCCACGGCAAAGCGGAAACTGGTGTCGCGCGGCAGAGTATCGAGAAACTTCAAGAGGTCGTTGATGCGTTCGGGCTTGAAGCCATAGGGGAACTGAAAGAGAACCGGGCCGAGATGTTCGCCGAGCAGTTCCACCACAGAGAGAAATTCGCTCATCTCCGCCTCGCAGTTGATGAGCGATTTTTCATGGGTAATCACCTGTGGGACTTTGAGCGCGAACTCGAATCCGGGAGGCGCGACCTCGGCCCAGCGTTCGACGCGGGAGCGGGGCGGAATGGCGTAGAAGGTACTGTCCACTTCCACCGCGCCGAACTGAGAAATATAGTATTCCAGCCACTGGCCGGAGGAGGTTTTGGGCGGGTAGAAGTTTCCC
This genomic stretch from bacterium harbors:
- a CDS encoding RNA polymerase sigma factor RpoD/SigA, which codes for MTKITKKVNIRANQSLEKYLQEIGEVPLLTPEEEIKLARRIRRGDQIALEQLTKANLRFVVSVAKQYQNQGLSLGDLINEGNLGLIKAAKRFDETRGYKFISYAVWWIRQSILQALAEQSRVVRLPLNRVGALNKIGKMYSNLEQEYEREPTPEEIAEQLEITPAEVTDTLRMSGRHLSMDAPFSQGEDNRLLDIVHNENQPPPDAKLMQESLRQEIDRALATLSPREAEVVRLYFGLGREHPLTLEEIGELFKLTRERVRQIKEKALRRLRHTSRSKSLRTYLG
- a CDS encoding toll/interleukin-1 receptor domain-containing protein; amino-acid sequence: MKDRLFISHANPIDNEFSLWLTLRLRAMGFQAWCDLTDMPGGASMWPTIERQIRANTDRFIFVLSKVSNHQSDGCLKELAVADAVRRSSDDGDQEFILPVRCDDIDFKTANAYVIDRYTVDFFGRWGAGLRELLDKLKEAGIVGCAVNGPSAVSEWWAKEYKYASPRTLLDKPETYVTNVFPITRWPSHIFIHDIGRSGVGPYNLNPEVGQPFAFSEKKIISFFPANSISSYVTYPYEILNSTRLPMRSDAPYAALRDVLQTDDSRLVTELLTNTFEYALIKRGLRPYLQASKKHCFFFYKGSDLDSIQYDTLEGAPTDRVLVGKYESSYWHFAISAKAEMRPFPHFAIRRHVLFSDDARTIWESKPKLHKARRSACRRWFNELWRERLLAAMACVSRGTDDVLIEFGDESALAVSRIPTLHECPKSYIYGIEEEIDLISEQVEDQDDEDIEPGD
- a CDS encoding DUF72 domain-containing protein, whose product is MDSIFPSNKHANSLLHAGTSGWSYDDWQGNFYPPKTSSGQWLEYYISQFGAVEVDSTFYAIPPRSRVERWAEVAPPGFEFALKVPQVITHEKSLINCEAEMSEFLSVVELLGEHLGPVLFQFPYGFKPERINDLLKFLDTLPRDTSFRFAVEIRNRAWLKTRLPDELAARKLTMCLVDHPWMPRETRVTGTFVYLRFLGDQKALTVFDHTQKDMQKNLVFWAACAKLWLKQKLPIYAFFNNHFSGHAPSDVRAFSELLKGQKAKVQGT